TTGTGAGCAAGATATGGTGCTAATctgctgaatactgaatattatCAAAAAATATTAACTAAATGGCTGTAGTCTTATTTTTATGCACTGtcactacaaaaaatatatatactacaagggagaaaaaaaaatctgatttacgaCAATATTTTAAACTCacaaactctcccttacactTATTGTCATAAGTTCTTAATGAATGCACCAATAGattttctccaaaattacctgaaatatatattttttacatttatttttacttccactgaaagttaagaaggttttctccttctcctgtaaagttgctgttttggagataaatcCTTTCACTGTGCAGCGATGCGATGAAACATATAAAATGAGGTATATGTTACCTTGTGTACTGTCCGTCATTTGACTCTGCTGCCGCAGGAGGGGGTGTGTTCCCTCTCCGAGTGCAGAATCCAGGCTCCAGCAGCGTGGCTGGTCCTCTCGAGACGGGTGGAGGGCCTCCTCGTTGAGGAGTTCTGTGGCGGAGCTCCTCAGCGATGGGACCTTCTCCAGTGCTCGCTCCAGCAGGCCTCGCATAGCAGGGCTGCAGTCCTCTGATATATCTTCCAGAGGAGGAGCCTGCTTGTGGATCTGGAGAAAAGAGGTGTAAAGGAGGAAAGGAGGTTAGAACTTCAAAaaatagtataattattatttttttaacccttaAAAACCCTATgtggatggaattagttttttgATAAAAAGGTGGAGTAGTGTAAATTTACTACAGACTGtagttaaatatgtaaaaaaaaaaaaaaaaaaaatgcccggGATAAAAAATCTGAGCACAATTGATTGAGACAACATAAACAACCACCAAACAAATTCACTTCTGGTACAAATTAATTTTAGTGTTAAAAttaacttttagtttagtttatcatagtaaaaaaaaacacaaaacatattttcttttttctttttttaggatTTAATGGAATAACATATCAATGCACATGGATTAATATATCCAGAGTTTAGATTTACAGTTATTTTAGAAAAGGTAAAAGATGCTTTACTAAAGCAAAAGTGTGCAGTCCATAAAAATGACTTTGATTATAACTTTGTTAATAACTTGAGTAACTAGAAACTTTTAACCCAACTTCCCATATAAAACTAATCTCATGTGAATAGAGTTAATATCACAGCGAagttatattatagttatattaaatattatagagttatgttaattttatataatattaaaaaactgTTGAAACAAACTTACTGAACTTACTGAAACAAATTGTAAATGCAAAGAGCATATCAAAGTTACAGTAATTATTAATTGTCGCATTATAATGCCATTCTGCTAATTATAATGCACGATATACTGCAAACCTCCAGTTACTATAAAAGAGAAGAATGAAAGTATAGGAATTAAAGTAGAAACTGGGAGCTGGAAGGGAATGACTGTGCCCCCATTGCACTCAGAGCTGtgcttcctctttttctttttaaactggaCATGTTTTACTGAGTGAAGCACATCACAGAATGCCAAGCTGATTATTCACAAGCTCAGCCTATCACTGACTGTCCAATGACTGGTGAAGACAGACGacagaaaaaaatcattttgggGAAATGTTTCACAATAAAACCAGAAGCTGAGTGGGAAGGGATTAGACTAAGTCATGGAAAGGAGAACTAGCACTCACATCCCATGACATCCCATAATTATTGTGACACTCAAATCTGAACATACCTCAAAGCTCTACTGATGAAGGCACGGAAGATAATGAATGATATCTGAAGCTCTCTGCGTATTATTTGGCATTCTCGGTTTGTGTTATGTGGTTCTAATATGTAGGAAGTGTATGAAGCCACATTTAACCACAGTGCAGATCTTCCTGCAGTCATGCAGTCATGGCCTTAAACACACGGTATGTGCAGTTGTACTTTTGCGGAGCCTTTTGCCTTTTTAGTTGTATGTAgttatttaaacagtttaaaaatgttGTACTGTATGCAGATTACTTACTATGTAGAGGTACGAGGGGTATGCTGAGCGTGGGTATCTCCTGACCCAGGGTGGGCTCCCTGTCTGCATGTGAATAATGGTGGTGCCCAAGCTGTAGATGTCTGTCTTAGTGTTGTGGCCTCTACACAGGACCAGCTCTGGACTCATGTACATCTGGacagagacaaaaaaacagaaagttgTTATTAATATTGGACATACTTTACATACCAtaacactcttattaaacacgaAAAGTTCTTGAGGGGTTTCTGTCCTGCATTGATAGGTCTTAATAGgcaaacatttacaaaaacaaaaaaacatctaaaaaaaaaaaataataattattattaaaaagtttttattttatttacgtaattcatttcaaaatgtcaaactcgtatattatatagatgtgtattacacacagagtgatctattttaagcatttcattattttattgttgatgatacagccaatgaaaacccaaaaatcaatgtctcagaaaattattatataagtATGTAAGTATTTTATGCAagtattagtaaataaatattatataagaacaattagtacttttggcagtgtgggcagtgtgccaagtcctgctggaaaatgaaatctgcatctccataaagttgtcagcaaagggaagcattaAATTCTCTAAGATGTTTCAAGAAAACActtcactgactttggacttgacttgactttgtataaaataataataataataataatgaaaaaataatgtgtGATACTAAAGTGCAGGATATTTAGTTCATGCATATAAACCGCAaacataaaacaattatacaaaaaccTCTACTGGCAGCACATGTACATTCAAATACATGCAAGCTTGGGTACAAGGGTGATTTAATTATCATATTAgatatagatatacatatattttttttatctaatatttAGTCTATTGATTATGGCCAGTAACAGATAAAACCTGGCACACCTTGAACAGGAATGTAAACTGATTACATACTCTATGTACAGTATTTGCATACTGTAAGTAAACACTGCACACTCTAAGGGGACTTTTATTGTTATAGCTTATTACTTCCTTCTCCTGAACACAGAGGATTGCATCACTGAGAGTATGTATGTAATCCCGCTTCCCAGAGCATCCACATGGAAAACATAATCCATGTGACAGACATAAGACTCCTCCACCAGTGTACACTCAGCCTCAGCACACAGTAATTTAATACATCACAGTCACCAGGAGAAATAAATGAAGCACTTGAAAACAGCCTGTACTGTAAACATGAGCCATACTCTATAAAGGGGAGTTTTAGAGGGTCTGTCAACAAAGTTCAAAAACATCTGCTCTGTGGACTTTCCAGACAGGGCCAAGCCAGAATgtgcactggtgtgtgtgtgtgtgtgtgtgtatgtgtgtgtgtgtggcctgtgTGAGTGAACCTCTGGGATTTCCCCAGAAAGAGGTGCAATCTTCAGTAAAGAATCAGTATAAGCTGGAAGGCTCTCTATGTGTTATAAATAACCACCTCTACAAATCATGCAAGTTTAATTAGGCTTAATTTAAGCTCAATCGTCTTTTGCATCCAGTGCATCCTGCTATTAAcacactttttattatgtttaactGCTGATTAAACCTTTCTTTACCACAGTGACCTATGAGCAGTGAATCAGCACGTGAGAATGCAGGCAGGGACATGCTTTATGAGAGCTTTTAGCCTCGAGCCAGTCATTAACCCTTCTTAAAGAACCCTAACTGCATTTTCACAGCATTTAAAGATGGCTTTAatccagagagaaaaagaaaaatgtgggGAAATAGTCgttttttcatctttttctgtATCTATTTAATAATTCCAACATTATTATATGAAAACATAACAAATTTGGACCCCCtgaatgatttattattattttgtactaTTTCCTCTAATGTTAGGTTGTGTTTCAGCAGtggtagcactactgaggtaaatgtttgattagaatagcaatgctgaggtaaatttatgattagaatagtaattTTGAGGAAACTTTATGATGAGAATAGCAATACTAAGATGAATTTTGAaatagaatagcaatgctgaggtaaacttTTGAGGAAaatttaggattagaatagcacgTCTGAGGTAAATTGAgagttagaatagcactgctgaattaaatgtatgattagaatagcactgatgaggtaaatttGGGgctagaataacactgctgatgttggtttatgattagaataacactaatCATACCACTAGTATTTAGGCTACACCATTCCATTCAGTATTCAACCACCAGGTTtaattttgttcgttttttttttttttttttttagataaaataaaattgtttttgcgTTTACCTTTGTTCAGTGTTGTGGTATATTTAATTCTGTGGCAATGAATATaagtttaaacacacacacaaacacacactcatacatttaCACCTACCTCAGTTCCTCTTAGATCTCTAGGAATGTATACATCCTCTGTCATTTGCACAGTTAGGCCAAAGTCCACCAGCACAGCTTTGTCAGACATCAGCACGATGTTACTGGCtatagaaagagaaggaaagaaagatgaagatgatgaattTTAATACCGGTAGATTCTTCCTGCAGTTTAGTTTCCTGTAAAATGAGATTTGAAAAATGATCTGCACAGATTTTGTTACATACAGCtagtagaagtgtttttttttttttttttttttttttttgcattgctctGTTTCTGCAAGTGTCTCTGTTCTCAAGCTAAATAAGGACGTGAGTCAAAAGCTGATGGACAGATGAAAGGTCTCAAAGCCATAATCTCCTCTCCCCTATTATTTCCCCTCACTTAATGACACGTTTAATCTCAGAGCCAGAGTCGTCAAGCTAAAGGCCAGCAGTGCACACCACAGGACAGAGCGCTCTGTGTTTGCACGTCTCCGTTTCAGGCTGGAATTTCCAGACGTCTAAAAGGTCACTAGTTTTAGTTCTGAAGTCTGATTGGTGTTCGGGCTGACTAATGGAAAAGGACGACAGCTTCACCCTTCGCTCTGAGTTCAGCTGTGTTTCCGGGCCTTTCAAAAGACAAAACACTTCAACCAGCCTgtgaccaaaaaataaaaaaataaaaaacacacacacagcgccaCTTCCTCTTAGTGCCCTAGATTTCAGTTCCTCTGAAGTTGCTGACTGCCCTTAACTAGACTGAGGTGTGCGATCTGATTTACCTGAAGGCCAGCGTTTTTGTGCGTTTTTGTCCTTCCTCGAAACTGCCTGTGGTCTGTGTGAGGTACAAACAGTGCCTCACACAGCCAGCCACAAGCACGGAAAAACTAAACCAGTAAGCTGAAGTGAAATTTggaccaccacagctgctgaaaacaGCATGCGTAGAGACATTTTCACTGCAGAGCCTTAAGACAATTCAGAAGACCTAGTATATCTATTTAAAAAAGTGTACAATAGGGGTGtacaattaatacaaaaaatgtgATATGTGAGAACACTTTTGGATATCCCAATATTGatgttaaatgaaataaataatgattCTTCATTTAATTTAAGCTCCTAAAAGATTTTTAGGcaggctaagaagtagtttggtgtgtgacTTGACCCTGttgacctcactctgcctcactctgcctccagcctagtttatatcacatgatcacagtctgcagcatTAAGAGCTCCCTCTTTTTCTGCATGCGGTTATTTATGTTATTAACAATATTATCACAACACTTACAATGTGTTTATCAGGAAAACTCATATTGTagcaacaataaaaatacaattgaTCTTACAACTCTAGTACTGTACAACATCCGAATATCACGCAGTGACTCACGTTTGATGTCGTGATGTATGATTTTGTGTGAATGCAGGTACTCCAGGCCACGCAGAACCTGCTGAGTGACCCAGATGATCTCAAACTCCCTCATTGGGCCGCAGCTCTCCAGCTTCTCCAAAACCGAGCCGCCTTCTCCTGCCTCCATAAAGAGGTGCACGCTCTGCTCCCACAGCACAGCTCCATACAGCTCAGCGATGTTTTCGTGGCGGAACCGTGCCTGGATCTCCACATCTGCTGGTTTGAAATGCTCCAAAGGGATCTGCGCAAAGTTGAGAAGGTAGGAAAAGGTTAAATAAGATGCCAATATGTGTGTATAAAGGTCTTGCAAAAATCAATTGGAAAGGAAATTAAGTTAACACAAGTTTAATGATAATTCATTTATAGTCAGATCAGCAAACGTATGTTTGCACTAAAGCTACAAggttaatgttaataaataagaATTACATAcattagatattattattattgaaagacCATGTTTGAATTTTttcacaaattatttttaaactaATCTCAGATAGACCCAGACTGATAAAAGTGAcactattttcctttttttacactataaaaaaacactcaaattttgtaaaatcaacaATGTATCTGATGTAGCAGAACAGAAAAACTATAGAAAATCAATACATACATTACcttgattaataattaatgaagTGCATATATAACATTTTCTGCTGAATTCAGTTGTTTGATGATGTTGGATACTTGTTGATGATGCAACAAGTATAATATCACTATCTGGACATTCTCAACAAGCTATTATAGACAAGCTGCTGAATAACTTGAACTAAATTTAGTTCTGGTTTGGATAAAGATTAGGACCAGGGTTATGATTAGGAATGGGTTTGAGTTGCAGAAGGTTTAGGGTTTGGGTGAGGGTTGAGTTGCAGTAGGTTTATGGTTGGGGGTGGGGTTGGGCTTGGGTTTGAGTTGCCTTACATTTAGGGATGGGGTCAGAGTTGAGTTGCATTAGGTTTAGAGTTGGGGTTAGGTTTGAGTTGCAGTAGGCTAGGGGttggggttgggtttagggttgagATGCAGTAGGTTTAGAATTGGGGTTGGGGTTAGGGTTGAGTTGCAGAAGGTTTAGATTTGGGGTTGGGGTTAGGGTTGAGTTGCAGAAGGTTTAGGGATGGGGTCAGAGTTGAGTTGCATTAGGTTTAGAGTTGGGGTTAGGTTTGAGTTGCAGTAGGCTAGGGGttggggttgggtttagggttgagATGCAGTAGGTTAAGAATTGGGGTTGGGGTTAGGGTTGAGTTGCAGAAGGTTTAGATTTGGGGTTGGGGTTAGGGTTGAGTTGCAGAAGGTTTAGGGATGGGTCAGAGTTTAGTTGCATTAGGTTTAGAGTTGGGGTTATGTTTGAGTTGCATTAGGTTTAGGAATGGGGTCAGAGTTGAGTTACATTAGGTTTAGAGTTGGGGTTAGATTTGAGCTGCAGTAGGTTTAGGGTTGGAGTTAGGTTTGAGTTGCAATAGGTTTAGTCAAAATTGGGGCCAGGGTGAGAGTTAGGTTTTGAATTTAGTTTAAgaattaaaatgtgaattaaagtGTTCACACTTAGACTTTGGATATAATAATGATACAGATTCTGGTAAGTAATATAAAGTCTTACATTTTTTACCATCTTATGCTGCCAACTTTTTTGTACACGATAGCTAACCACATGCCGTCATGCTGTTCCAGTGTGTATTTTAGCTTCATGGCTGCTGTTcagaactcaaaacataccttttccAGTCACTAAACATCTAATTAAAAGGTGCTTAACAGGCATGAAGGCATGAGCACCAGTCACACATGCTTGATTGATTTCCTCTATGGCTTGATGCAAATACAAAACAAAGTAAATGAAGTCTTCAAATGGGCTGACATGTTTGGTCACATACTTTTACAGCTCTTTTAGAGATCATGTGTTCTCATGTGCTGTTCTCAAGGCTCATGAAAGCTTGAGGAAGGGAAAAAGCAGAAAACTGCCTGTGGTAGAAAAATGCTGCAACAGAAGCTGTTGCTGCAATGAGAGAATGTTCTAAAAAGAGGAAGAGCATGTGCTAGGAAAAAACCTGATTTCCCTAAACTGCTCTTTAGAAGCCTAGTGTTAAAACCTTGTACAGCAGTTGAGAGAGGAACTCCCCATTTTCAGTCTCACAAGTTACAGAAGGCATTTGGGGCCAGCGATGTTCTTTTAAGGCAAGGAAAGTAACAAAGCTTTCTTTGTGGCAGAAAAAACATGCTGCCAGAAAAAATAAAGGATTATGAATACACattttcacatatatatatatatatatatatatatatatatatatatatatatatatatatatatatatatatatatatatatatatatatatatgtgaaaatttgaaaaaaaaaaaactgccttggTGCTGCTCCAGTGCTTGCAGGTGGGGCACATTAAGCTGTTATACACACTGTGACCGTTTCCGTAGTGTGTGAGGCATTTGTGGTCTTTTGCAGGTGCCCCACCTGCAAGCACTGGGGCAGCAccaaggcagtttttttttttctacagaaaTTTACTTCACCACTTAATCTGATAAATCTGTAATACTGGAACCAAAGCATCAACTTCATTAGAATTTTGGAAGTGTCCCAATATTAGCTGTATCTAGTCCTTGATTATCTCATGGCTTCCCCACAACTTGTCTCCTTTTTATCTACTTTATGACTCGTTTCTACAGaaggtctctactgcacagaagCAAAGATGACTATACTGCATTACATGGAGCCTTTGTGGCCCAAGCATGATGACTACTCTTTagctaggactccccctatcactcttaatgccccaacactaggagggtaaagacaaACATGTGCCTGCTTTTTAAATACACAgaaaagtcagactccgcctctttttgaactgtcaCTAATGCAGCAttacacttggaggaaagcgcagcaacccagctctgatacatcagctcacagatgcctgtgctgagcaacatcaacTTGGGAGTGACGTGGAGAGAGAGTGcaacctacccacccacccacgCACCCAGACAGAGAGCATGAccacttgtgctctctcggactctcgctgctgatgccaagcagcatgatACGGAATTAGAAGCTTGGCTATTTTTATCCCATTGTTATAATTTATATGCAAAAACTCAGACAGTTTGCGTTGCTTTGCACATAGTTGCACACAGTGCTTAGTAATTCTTAGAATGTGATAAGTCACAGAATATAAGGGGTTAATAAGGAGTTTTGAATGTTTTCTTCAAATTCCAATGCATTATTTCTATCAGTGCACTCACTGTGCACTCCTTTTGTTGTCTGTAGCATATTTACACCCATGTCAGAACTTTTATAAGCAAAAACGAAAGAACATGCACTTATTCTCAGTCATGTTCTTGTCTAATCCGTCATAACTCTGCAAACTGCCTGTAGCCAAACAGGATGCACTGTAATAGGCTGATGGGAAAGGGAGTCATTTGTTTGACtggaacaaacacacactgcatgaGTGGGAAACCGAAGAGATTTGGCCAGATTCTCACATTCCTGGACTCACCCGCTTGCATGCCATTCGCTTGCGCGTTTCGATATCCTGTGCCAGGTGTACTTTCCCAAAAGAGCCTTTAGGAATGTGGCCAGAGCCCATAGCCTTGTAGGTCAGTCTCCATGGAAAAAGGAGCACGTCCAGGTCGATGCGATAGCGCCCCTCCTTAATGACCATGTCAGCCTGTAGAACGAGCACAACAGGAAGTGCACATGAGACACGGGCCATGAGACAAATCAACTGACTAACACTAATGAAACATGCAGAACCTCGGTCACACTGCTGCCCCAAGACACTGTCTGACCAGAAATACACACTGTGTGCATGACTGAAGAATACGGAGGACAATATAAAATCAGGTGCTATTTTTAAGAGTCTTATTGCattttttgtaccaaaaaaaataCCAGTAACAAgcatgaaaagtaaaaaaaaaaaaaggttttaaaaaaatgcatgcactaaatattaggCCACTGAAATGATTTAAGCACAattgccaaaaaaaacttcaccctATATGTTTGAGAAAAGACCAAATAATTTTCAACTGCTCTTTTGTTTGAAAAGCAAGAccaaaaaacattgagggtgttTAATTCTTGCAAAAAATAGGAATAATtggaataaaaacatgttttgaatTTGTGCATCTCTAGAACAatccaattaaataaaaaaatcagcattttaaACATGCATAAGTGTATGCCTAGGCCTTCCTTTTTACTGTAAGAAAggccagtaatataatttatattaatgaTGCATTATCATCATGCAAAATGCTCAACAACCCCTGCACCATAATTAAGAACATAAACTTTATTCCATATTTTGCTTAAATAAATCCATCGTAACAGCCCAACATCACACACTATCTCACCTTGTTCAGCAGAACTCCAAACTCTTCTCCTAGTTCCTTAAGTGTGGCTACTTGTGTGTTGGAGATCATGTTCACGAAGGCCAGGAGATCAGACACAGTCCCGTACCTGACCTTCCCACCATTCTGCACATGAGAAACCAAGCTGCCCGAACTCTCCTCGTTTTCATCCATCTCGTCCTGCGACAGGCACTCCTCGAACAGCACGCCCGATTCCTCCTCTTCTCTGTTGGAGTAGAGATGTTCCACCGCTTGGAGGATGTCTCCGATGTTCATGTGCGTCAGAAGAAGTTCTATCTCAGCATTTTCATTCTTGAAATCCATTTTGGATTAGTGATCTACTGTGAAGTCTGGAACAGAGAGCTTTAATCAGACTACTTGCCAATAAAGGCCCAAAATGGCCTTAAGCacttactaatatatatatatatatatatatatatatatatatatatatatatatatatatatatatatatatatatatatatatatagtttaaacaTGCAGCCTGACGTTGCTGCTGCTGAGCCTGTTTGGCTGTTTGCTTTGCAAATGAGGGGAGATTTTTTTAAGAGGAAGGGAAGGCTCAGGAAGAACAGCCCCTTCATTTTCAAATCATCAAGCCAGTGAAACAAAACAAGACTTTAAACCAGCAGACATACTGCTGGAGGCCTGCCACCTGAAAAGGCCATATAACTGAAACAAGTTACCGGCTTAGACAATGAAAACAATCATCTGACTCCATAAAACAAAAGACTCCATAATGCACTTCAGCTCTGTTAAAAATTAGAAGGTGTTTTCAGCTCCAGTCTGGggaacccacccccccccccctgcccTTCACAGTTTGAAGCAGTCCCTGCACCGACACATGTGATTCAGTTCATAAGGGACttgataaatacacaaaaaatgcaAGTCAGGGATTCCCAGATACCAaagtaataaaaaacactttactttaaaaaattactttGTTAAAGCCCCAATTTACTATATAAGATTTCCATAACATTCCAAAAATATGAGGCACTTTACCTAAATCAAAACCATGTCTAGACAATACAGATGAAACAATTATagcccagcatttttttttcagaatttaacAAAATGCAACCAAATAGAACACAAAATTCCAATTATAATTTAGATAAGGGTGCATTTTTACCATTTCTCAAACTTAGAATGACAAATGATGGATGGTTAAAAACCATTAGCATCAGtaactactttaaaaaatacatatacacatagGCCTGACACAATATTAATGTTATCTTTGTTTTTGCAGACCTCAAAATTACCCATTGTGTTTGCTTACTAAGGATAATTTtagattatttcattatttattttttttataaatatttgttattattgcaagcctacacacacacacacacacacacacacacaaaaataatttgTCAACATATGCTGTACATATACACAAGTGCACCATGACAAACTACAGACAGCACTTACTGTATACATTGCAGTCTAAGGTACAATACCGACCACCTGTCaagctaatataaaaaaaagatatatacctAGTGTATTCTAGagtaatattttaaagaaatatagagtaatattttattatctgtaCTTTCACTTTGCTAAGTAAGTAGCTGGCTATAGGGTTTGTACTATGTACATTACATGAAATGCTCAAGTATTACTGCAGCCAAacctaatattattaatataataatatataaagcaCCTGCAGACTATAGTATTTCAACAAATTAGTTAAGTTATAacatataacttatatatattaGGAAGATAATAGTATGTACTTACCGACATAGAAGTGTGTGTGAGCAGAgcagtgtatctgtgtgtgatcCTCTGAGCAGTAGTAAAAGTGACTGAATGTGAGCAGTGCTGCAGATCAGGTTGTTTGTGCTGAGTTTGactccgcctctctctctctctgtctctctcttggtc
This genomic stretch from Astyanax mexicanus isolate ESR-SI-001 chromosome 15, AstMex3_surface, whole genome shotgun sequence harbors:
- the map3k8 gene encoding mitogen-activated protein kinase kinase kinase 8 — translated: MDFKNENAEIELLLTHMNIGDILQAVEHLYSNREEEESGVLFEECLSQDEMDENEESSGSLVSHVQNGGKVRYGTVSDLLAFVNMISNTQVATLKELGEEFGVLLNKADMVIKEGRYRIDLDVLLFPWRLTYKAMGSGHIPKGSFGKVHLAQDIETRKRMACKRIPLEHFKPADVEIQARFRHENIAELYGAVLWEQSVHLFMEAGEGGSVLEKLESCGPMREFEIIWVTQQVLRGLEYLHSHKIIHHDIKPSNIVLMSDKAVLVDFGLTVQMTEDVYIPRDLRGTEMYMSPELVLCRGHNTKTDIYSLGTTIIHMQTGSPPWVRRYPRSAYPSYLYIIHKQAPPLEDISEDCSPAMRGLLERALEKVPSLRSSATELLNEEALHPSREDQPRCWSLDSALGEGTHPLLRQQSQMTDSTQDSSSLFTEDSGPFKRKGSLYVDLGALAGYYNFVRGPPTTEYG